A window of the Cheilinus undulatus linkage group 21, ASM1832078v1, whole genome shotgun sequence genome harbors these coding sequences:
- the rangap1a gene encoding ran GTPase-activating protein 1a isoform X2 gives MADIVAQLADSLAKTGVEEGELSYKGQGRKLDDAKSVEEIIKEIEEFEGLQALRLEGNTVGVEAAQAIAKALETKSHFKCCYWSDMFTGRLRSEIPPALNALGDALILAGARLTVLDLSDNAFGPDGVKGIEKLLKSSACFTLQELRLNNCGMGIGGGKILAASLTQCHKKSSAEGAPLSLKVFVAGRNRLENDGATALAQAFQLMGSLEEVHMPQNGINYAGVTALASAMQHNTSLRILNLNDNTFTEKGAVAMAQALKHLRSIQVINFGDCLVRPAGAIAIAESVSEGLPILKELNLSFGEITEEAALAVARSVKDKDQLEKLDLNGNCLGEDGCKALKDSMEGMNMGELLGSLSDDEGEPEDDDDEDEDEDEDEDEEDVDEEELEETEEEEEAEENIKPSTPSSAPRPPDVSSFLSFPSPDKLINLGAKRAALIEQQVDVSDASKTAEAFLKIASVYKEENNEVKNAVLESIDALLTKAFSSSSFQGYSFVSSLLVLLGLIKSEDKVKPMRVAPGHLLALEHVVQQEYFPKENVSILEAFMSR, from the exons TGGAAGAGATTATAAAGGAGATCGAGGAGTTTGAGGGTTTGCAGGCTCTGAGGTTGGAGGGAAACACGGTGGGTGTGGAGGCGGCTCAGGCTATCGCTAAAGCTCTGGAGACGAAGAGTCATTTCAAG TGCTGTTATTGGAGCGACATGTTCACAGGTCGTCTGCGCTCTGAGATCCCTCCTGCTCTT AATGCACTCGGAGACGCTCTTATTTTGGCGGGGGCTCGGCTCACCGTTTTAGACCTCAGTGATAACGCGTTTGGTCCAGACGGAGTGAAAGGCATCGAGAAGCTGCTGAAGAGCTCGGCCTGCTTCACACTGCAGGAGCTTCGCCTCAACAACTGTGGCATGGGCATCGGAGGAGGAAAG ATTCTGGCAGCTTCCCTGACCCAGTGCCATAAAAAGTCCAGTGCAGAGGGCGCCCCCCTCAGTCTGAAGGTGTTTGTTGCCGGAAGGAACCGCCTGGAAAACGATGGAGCTACAGCACTCGCACAAGCCTTCCAG TTGATGGGCAGTCTGGAGGAGGTCCACATGCCACAGAATGGGATCAATTACGCAGGTGTGACAGCTCTGGCCTCGGCCATGCAGCACAACACCAGCCTCCGCATCCTCAACCTCAACGACAACACGTTCACCGAGAAGGGGGCTGTCGCTATGGCTCAG GCCCTGAAACACCTGCGCAGCATCCAGGTGATAAACTTTGGAGACTGTCTGGTGCGTCCAGCAGGAGCTATAGCCATCGCAGAGAGCGTTTCAGAGGGACTGCCTATACTGAAG GAGCTCAACCTGTCGTTTGGAGAGATCACAGAGGAAGCTGCTCTCGCTGTCGCACGTTCAGTAAAAGACAAAGATCAGCTGGAGAAACTCGACCTGAACG gTAATTGTTTGGGAGAGGACGGATGTAAAGCTCTGAAAGACTCGATGGAAGGCATGAACATGGGAGAGCTTCTAGGATCACTCAG TGATGATGAAGGCGAGCCagaggatgatgatgacgaggatgaggatgaagacgaggatgaggatgaagaggacGTAGACGAGGAGGAACTAGAGGAAacggaggaagaagaggaggcagaggaaAACATCAAG CCGTCAACTCCGTCGTCAGCCCCTCGACCTCCAGACGTCTCCTCCTTCCTCAGCTTCCCGTCTCCAGACAAACTGATCAACTTGGGAGCGAAGAGAGCGGCACTCATCGAACAGCAG GTGGATGTTTCAGATGcttcaaaaacagctgaagcCTTCCTGAAGATCGCGTCTGTTTACAAAGAGGAGAACAACGAGGTGAAGAACGCCGTTCTGGAGAGTATAG ATGCTCTCCTGACGAAAGCTTTTTCCTCCTCGTCCTTCCAAGGATACAGCTTTGTGTCGTCTCTGTTGGTTCTGCTCGGACTCATTAAG AGTGAGGATAAAGTGAAGCCGATGCGAGTCGCTCCTGGTCACCTCCTCGCCTTGGAGCACGTCGTTCAGCAAGAATATTTCCCCAAAGAGAACGTGTCTATACTTGAAGCCTTCATGTCCCGGTAA
- the rangap1a gene encoding ran GTPase-activating protein 1a isoform X1 — protein MADIVAQLADSLAKTGVEEGELSYKGQGRKLDDAKSVEEIIKEIEEFEGLQALRLEGNTVGVEAAQAIAKALETKSHFKCCYWSDMFTGRLRSEIPPALNALGDALILAGARLTVLDLSDNAFGPDGVKGIEKLLKSSACFTLQELRLNNCGMGIGGGKILAASLTQCHKKSSAEGAPLSLKVFVAGRNRLENDGATALAQAFQLMGSLEEVHMPQNGINYAGVTALASAMQHNTSLRILNLNDNTFTEKGAVAMAQALKHLRSIQVINFGDCLVRPAGAIAIAESVSEGLPILKELNLSFGEITEEAALAVARSVKDKDQLEKLDLNGNCLGEDGCKALKDSMEGMNMGELLGSLSDDEGEPEDDDDEDEDEDEDEDEEDVDEEELEETEEEEEAEENIKPSTPSSAPRPPDVSSFLSFPSPDKLINLGAKRAALIEQQVDVSDASKTAEAFLKIASVYKEENNEVKNAVLESIDALLTKAFSSSSFQGYSFVSSLLVLLGLIKSEDKVKPMRVAPGHLLALEHVVQQEYFPKENVSILEAFMSRNNKALESCVNARNSLNTTLQRIRAES, from the exons TGGAAGAGATTATAAAGGAGATCGAGGAGTTTGAGGGTTTGCAGGCTCTGAGGTTGGAGGGAAACACGGTGGGTGTGGAGGCGGCTCAGGCTATCGCTAAAGCTCTGGAGACGAAGAGTCATTTCAAG TGCTGTTATTGGAGCGACATGTTCACAGGTCGTCTGCGCTCTGAGATCCCTCCTGCTCTT AATGCACTCGGAGACGCTCTTATTTTGGCGGGGGCTCGGCTCACCGTTTTAGACCTCAGTGATAACGCGTTTGGTCCAGACGGAGTGAAAGGCATCGAGAAGCTGCTGAAGAGCTCGGCCTGCTTCACACTGCAGGAGCTTCGCCTCAACAACTGTGGCATGGGCATCGGAGGAGGAAAG ATTCTGGCAGCTTCCCTGACCCAGTGCCATAAAAAGTCCAGTGCAGAGGGCGCCCCCCTCAGTCTGAAGGTGTTTGTTGCCGGAAGGAACCGCCTGGAAAACGATGGAGCTACAGCACTCGCACAAGCCTTCCAG TTGATGGGCAGTCTGGAGGAGGTCCACATGCCACAGAATGGGATCAATTACGCAGGTGTGACAGCTCTGGCCTCGGCCATGCAGCACAACACCAGCCTCCGCATCCTCAACCTCAACGACAACACGTTCACCGAGAAGGGGGCTGTCGCTATGGCTCAG GCCCTGAAACACCTGCGCAGCATCCAGGTGATAAACTTTGGAGACTGTCTGGTGCGTCCAGCAGGAGCTATAGCCATCGCAGAGAGCGTTTCAGAGGGACTGCCTATACTGAAG GAGCTCAACCTGTCGTTTGGAGAGATCACAGAGGAAGCTGCTCTCGCTGTCGCACGTTCAGTAAAAGACAAAGATCAGCTGGAGAAACTCGACCTGAACG gTAATTGTTTGGGAGAGGACGGATGTAAAGCTCTGAAAGACTCGATGGAAGGCATGAACATGGGAGAGCTTCTAGGATCACTCAG TGATGATGAAGGCGAGCCagaggatgatgatgacgaggatgaggatgaagacgaggatgaggatgaagaggacGTAGACGAGGAGGAACTAGAGGAAacggaggaagaagaggaggcagaggaaAACATCAAG CCGTCAACTCCGTCGTCAGCCCCTCGACCTCCAGACGTCTCCTCCTTCCTCAGCTTCCCGTCTCCAGACAAACTGATCAACTTGGGAGCGAAGAGAGCGGCACTCATCGAACAGCAG GTGGATGTTTCAGATGcttcaaaaacagctgaagcCTTCCTGAAGATCGCGTCTGTTTACAAAGAGGAGAACAACGAGGTGAAGAACGCCGTTCTGGAGAGTATAG ATGCTCTCCTGACGAAAGCTTTTTCCTCCTCGTCCTTCCAAGGATACAGCTTTGTGTCGTCTCTGTTGGTTCTGCTCGGACTCATTAAG AGTGAGGATAAAGTGAAGCCGATGCGAGTCGCTCCTGGTCACCTCCTCGCCTTGGAGCACGTCGTTCAGCAAGAATATTTCCCCAAAGAGAACGTGTCTATACTTGAAGCCTTCATGTCCCG AAACAACAAAGCCCTGGAGTCGTGTGTTAATGCCAGAAACAGTCTGAATACAACTCTACAGAGAATCAGAGCTGAGAGCTGA